One region of Drosophila kikkawai strain 14028-0561.14 chromosome 2R, DkikHiC1v2, whole genome shotgun sequence genomic DNA includes:
- the LOC121502942 gene encoding uncharacterized protein has protein sequence MEKSEIRLQRMSNEYQSQSSYMYLRTKMLLKIENTLLRSHRQRETTGIKKLYNSFFVLF, from the coding sequence ATGGAGAAATCTGAAATACGACTGCAGCGCATGTCAAATGAATATCAGTCGCAATCGAGCTATATGTATCTCCGGACCAAGATGCtgttaaaaatcgaaaataccCTACTTCGAAGCCATCGTCAGCGCGAGACCACCGGTATCAAGAAACTATACAATTCGTTTTTcgtattgttttaa
- the dmpd gene encoding uncharacterized protein dmpd translates to MVSTRQMCGSAANGGASTSGSGSGSAESQEVVPTGVPLLPVALQEPESTAARTSVLRRAASYQSNPGQSPASLAFSASVVTRHHSYNIQMQRGGQLVGMGPSVSSAPVQVPPVGLLDLPNELIEKILGYVDYKKISNLRMVCHRMNDICMAMLNAAFSRQINTTFSRFQAIKASMPRRESARRSHPLACQCDIIETCYMRLSLLQMSMGKHMERGHCCFFPGSILDEVNGILNYINFTPQLQRPYRVTDELFDLSTMAMEYFKDRIEPTLPGLAYFNKDFYTLPTTTKRPTLAISSDLEDSSSNSPPQNHMVLRKGIRKIKQGMKIYNNQLSVLRTELRTCKRKAAEQGKQLAEQQNLLAEQQKQTLEYANRLDENDKKNEEITRKFSTLLQELNKCKTELQFWRSKSPAIPAMCSSCNQKVTPVVPPEDFQVLVNQGVDPEHIIISNEDADAEESDVSVGELKEFASPDESTTAKLLAVSTAAKNLKRKLPSETQSSNAIASTSKQVEAVQSQPQPTAAINGGGGGAVKAAATAGYSPKLFYGNHQRSGVIVSLVSMKPTAAPSEAPGSEAALEEPEEAKKARRVQKANRYVNTSSGKRSKH, encoded by the exons ATGGTGTCCACCCGCCAAATGTGCGGCAGTGCCGCCAACGGAGGGGCTTCAACCTCAGGATCGGGTTCGGGATCTGCAGAGTCGCAGGAGGTGGTACCCACTGGTGTCCCTCTCTTGCCAGTCGCCCTCCAGGAGCCCGAGTCCACGGCAGCTCGTACGTCCGTCCTGCGTCGCGCGGCCAGTTACCAGAGCAATCCCGGCCAGTCGCCGGCCAGCCTGGCCTTCTCCGCCAGCGTGGTGACGCGCCACCACTCATACAACATCCAGATGCAGCGGGGCGGTCAGCTTGTGGGGATGGGGCCTTCGGTCTCCAGCGCTCCAGTGCAGGTCCCGCCTGTTGGGCTGTTGGACTTGCCCAACGAGCTGATTGAGAAGATTCTCGGCTACGTGGACTACAAGAAAATCTCAAATCTCAGAATG GTGTGCCACCGCATGAACGACATTTGTATGGCCATGCTGAACGCCGCCTTCTCCAGGCAGATTAATACCACGTTCAGCCGCTTCCAGGCCATCAAGGCAAGCATGCCGCGCCGGGAGTCGGCACGACGCAGTCATCCGCTGGCCTGCCAGTGCGACATTATCGAGACGTGCTACATGCGTCTCTCACTGCTGCAGATGTCCATGGGCAAGCACATGGAGCGGGGCCACTGCTGCTTCTTTCCTGGATCC ATATTGGACGAGGTAAACGGAATTTTGaactatataaattttacgCCTCAGCTGCAGCGACCTTATCGGGTGACCGATGAGCTCTTCGATCTCTCCACCATGGCCATGGAGTACTTTAAGGACCGCATCGAGCCAACACTTCCCGGTCTGGCTTACTTTAACAAGGACTTCTATACGCtgcccaccaccaccaagCGAC CCACGCTTGCCATCAGTTCAGATCTCGAGGACAGTTCCAGCAACTCGCCGCCACAGAACCACATGGTGCTCCGCAAGGGCATCCGCAAGATCAAGCAGGGCATGAAGATCTACAATAATCAGCTATCGGTGCTGCGCACCGAGCTGCGCACCTGCAAGCGCAAGGCCGCCGAGCAGGGCAAGCAGCTGGCCGAGCAACAGAATCTTCTGGcggagcagcagaagcagacgCTGGAGTATGCCAATCGGTTGGACGAGAATGACAAGAAGAACGAGGAGATAACTCGCAAGTTCTCCACCCTCTTGCAG GAGCTCAACAAGTGCAAAACCGAGCTGCAGTTTTGGCGCTCCAAGAGTCCGGCCATTCCGGCCATGTGCAGTTCGTGCAATCAAAAGGTGACGCCTGTGGTGCCGCCAGAGGATTTCCAAGTGCTCGTCAACCAGGGTGTTGACCCGGAGCACATCATCATTAGCAATGAGGACGCTGATGCCGAGGAGAGCGACGTGAGCGTGGGCGAGCTGAAGGAGTTCGCCTCTCCGGACGAGTCCACCACAGCCAAGCTGCTGGCCGTTAGCACAGCAGCCAAGAATCTGAAGCGCAAGCTTCCATCGGAGACCCAGTCGTCCAATGCCATTGCGTCCACATCGAAGCAAGTGGAGGCCGTCCAGTCCCAGCCGCAGCCGACGGCTGCAATaaatggaggaggaggaggagcagtaAAGGCCGCCGCCACCGCAGGATACTCGCCGAAGCTCTTCTATGGCAACCATCAACGCAGCGGCGTGATAGTAAGCCTCGTCTCCATGAAGCCAACGGCAGCTCCGTCGGAGGCACCTGGATCGGAGGCAGCTCTCGAGGAGCCGGAGGAGGCGAAGAAAGCACGTAGAGTACAAAAGGCCAACAGATATGTAAATACGTCGTCTGGCAAACGCAGTAAGCATTAG
- the Ccs gene encoding copper chaperone for superoxide dismutase yields MSSIKIEFAVQMRKDDEAYASVLRTALDGVGQVEIDTKEGRVIVQTQRPWSEVHDKIEATGRKAVLSGFGGQSAVALINTTGSVVDRTPVQGVVRFTTITAREPGVVVDGVVDGLTPGLHGFHIHESGDVSAGCASVGSHYNPRQSPHGSQTAEAAERHAGDLGNIRADESGRATFRFVDPILEVWDIIGRAIVITASADDLGNGGNQQSLIDGNSGDRIACGIIARSAGILENFKRICACDGVTLWDERNKPLAGGDRSQKL; encoded by the exons ATGAGCTCCATCAAG ATCGAATTCGCAGTTCAGATGCGCAAGGACGACGAGGCGTACGCCAGCGTCCTCCGGACGGCGCTGGATGGAGTGGGCCAGGTGGAAATCGACACCAAGGAGGGCCGAGTGATTGTCCAGACCCAACGACCTTGGTCAGAGGTGCATGACAAGATAGAGGCCACCGGACGCAAGGCGGTGCTATCGGGATTTGGTGGCCAGTCGGCCGTGGCTCTCATCAACACCACGGGCAGTGTAGTGGACCGAACGCCTGTCCAGGGCGTAGTGCGCTTCACAACAATTACGGCTCGGGAGCCCGGAGTGGTGGTAGATGGCGTGGTGGATGGCCTGACGCCCGGTCTGCACGGTTTCCATATTCACGAGAGCGGCGATGTGTCCGCAGGTTGCGCCTCCGTTGGCTCACACTACAATCCCCGCCAGTCGCCGCACGGAAGTCAAACAGCAGAGGCAGCGGAACGGCATGCCGGCGATCTGGGCAACATTCGGGCCGATGAGAGCGGCAGGGCCACATTCCGTTTTGTTGATCCCATCCTGGAGGTGTGGGACATCATTGGCAGGGCCATTGTTATAACAGCCAGTGCCGATGACCTGGGAAACGGTGGCAACCAACAGAGTCTCATCGATGGCAACTCGGGAGACAG GATTGCTTGTGGGATAATTGCCCGTTCGGCGGGCATACTAGAAAACTTCAAGCGAATCTGTGCCTGCGACGGCGTCACCCTGTGGGATGAACGGAACAAGCCACTGGCTGGCGGGGATCGCTCCCAAAAGCTGTAA